In Deferribacter autotrophicus, a single genomic region encodes these proteins:
- the flgF gene encoding flagellar basal-body rod protein FlgF, whose translation MLNGLYVATSGLLAQSRRMEVISNNLANINTTSFKRDETIFSNYLYDDKRVPQDFIRSTEYNKTINKTVKLDSLYTDFSPGNLRQTGNRFDLALENKNVFFAVDTPYGIRFTRDGHFTLDQNRRLVTQDGYPVLSRNFENTNGIIIPDGDVTITPNGEIVVNGAVIEQLFLAEVENPSTLQKMGRNLYAAIGFMPEESENPGVRQGFLEESNVNPIKEMVTMIETMRGFETYQKVVQTIDEINSKTSNDIGRLA comes from the coding sequence ATGTTAAACGGTTTGTATGTAGCCACAAGTGGTCTCCTTGCACAGTCAAGAAGAATGGAAGTGATTAGTAATAATCTTGCTAATATCAACACCACATCATTTAAAAGAGATGAAACTATTTTTAGTAATTATTTGTATGATGATAAAAGGGTGCCGCAAGATTTTATTAGAAGTACTGAGTATAACAAAACAATAAATAAAACTGTAAAGCTTGATTCATTGTATACTGACTTTTCTCCTGGAAATTTGAGACAGACAGGTAATAGATTTGATTTAGCATTGGAAAATAAAAATGTGTTTTTTGCAGTGGACACTCCTTATGGTATCAGATTTACTAGAGATGGGCACTTTACCCTTGATCAAAACAGGAGATTGGTTACCCAAGATGGATATCCTGTCTTATCAAGAAACTTTGAGAATACCAATGGGATAATTATTCCTGATGGTGATGTTACCATTACTCCAAATGGTGAGATTGTGGTTAACGGGGCTGTTATAGAGCAATTGTTTCTTGCAGAAGTGGAGAATCCATCAACATTACAAAAAATGGGTAGAAACTTATATGCTGCCATCGGTTTTATGCCTGAAGAATCTGAAAATCCTGGAGTTAGACAAGGATTTCTTGAGGAAAGCAATGTAAATCCCATTAAAGAGATGGTGACTATGATTGAGACTATGAGGGGATTTGAAACTTATCAGAAAGTAGTGCAGACCATTGATGAAATAAATAGTAAAACTTCCAATGATATTGGAAGATTGGCTTAG
- a CDS encoding IS1634 family transposase codes for MFLRVVKSKSSSGKIHQAVQLVESYRNEEGKPRTRILYHFGPLDKFLETDADKFVDSIMKLKGEVFYESIKEFGESKDFGDIFVVLSILKELKLFQELKKKQDKESKIQFDVVSHFKALLTNRISEPSSKLKLLSWLETVYIPGLKRKDISYENLLRTMDFLIKHKKEIENKLAKRVLTMFDLNLKMCFYDITSSYFETSSELDSSDIRRYGYSRDNRPDRVQVTIGVVMTEEGIPLCHYVFEGNRVDKTTLISVIEDIKLRFGELIEVSIVTDKGMISSSNLDKLIEGDQTFIIGEDKNKKISREILSEANLNQRNKEEEFIFEKELDYETSNGKLAKLRYVLSFNPETYRLNMKRYREKLSLFENKFQEINKKRISVTDKYHLLKSFLKSQGMSRWYKLSLSDGKIDVEPNMEVLNRLESGFGWFMVVSNLSKLDYSKEEIIESYKKLWRVEHGFRELKHSLEVRPMYHFSENRIRGHIFLCFLSMLVTSIMEKRLKDAGVDLSWEKALFELRKLKTVSYLTNSGIRGISLTRVTDRQKKIFKALGCPIPKLRHL; via the coding sequence ATGTTTTTGAGAGTCGTAAAATCAAAAAGCTCTTCAGGTAAAATTCACCAAGCTGTACAGTTAGTAGAATCTTACCGTAATGAAGAAGGTAAACCAAGAACAAGAATATTATATCATTTCGGTCCATTAGATAAATTTCTCGAAACTGATGCAGATAAATTTGTAGATAGTATAATGAAATTAAAAGGTGAAGTTTTTTACGAAAGCATAAAGGAATTTGGTGAGAGCAAAGATTTTGGTGATATATTTGTGGTTTTATCGATATTGAAGGAGCTGAAATTATTTCAAGAATTGAAAAAGAAGCAGGATAAGGAGAGTAAGATACAGTTTGATGTGGTATCACATTTTAAAGCATTATTGACGAATAGGATATCGGAGCCATCGAGTAAACTAAAGTTACTTTCTTGGCTTGAGACGGTATATATTCCAGGATTGAAGAGAAAAGATATAAGTTATGAGAATTTACTACGTACGATGGATTTTTTGATAAAACATAAGAAAGAGATTGAGAATAAGTTGGCTAAAAGAGTGTTGACTATGTTTGATTTGAATTTGAAGATGTGTTTTTATGATATAACGTCGAGCTATTTTGAGACTTCATCAGAGTTAGATTCATCGGATATTAGGAGGTATGGATATTCTAGGGATAATCGTCCTGACAGGGTACAGGTAACGATAGGAGTTGTAATGACAGAAGAAGGTATTCCATTATGTCATTATGTTTTTGAAGGTAATAGAGTAGATAAGACAACGTTAATATCAGTTATTGAGGATATTAAGTTGAGATTTGGAGAGCTTATAGAGGTATCGATAGTGACAGATAAGGGAATGATAAGTTCTTCAAATTTGGATAAGCTTATAGAAGGAGATCAGACATTTATTATAGGAGAGGATAAGAATAAGAAGATTAGCAGAGAAATTTTATCAGAAGCAAACTTGAATCAGAGAAATAAGGAAGAGGAATTTATTTTTGAGAAGGAATTGGATTATGAGACCTCTAATGGTAAATTGGCAAAATTGAGGTATGTATTATCGTTTAATCCTGAGACTTACAGGTTGAATATGAAGCGTTATCGTGAGAAGTTATCTCTTTTTGAGAACAAATTTCAAGAGATAAATAAGAAGCGGATAAGTGTTACGGATAAGTATCATCTGTTGAAATCTTTTTTAAAGTCGCAAGGCATGAGCAGGTGGTATAAACTTTCATTATCAGATGGAAAGATTGATGTAGAGCCTAATATGGAAGTACTTAATCGTTTGGAATCTGGTTTTGGCTGGTTTATGGTTGTAAGTAATTTAAGTAAGCTTGACTATAGTAAGGAAGAGATAATAGAGAGTTACAAGAAGTTATGGAGAGTGGAGCATGGATTTAGGGAGTTAAAGCATTCACTTGAAGTTCGTCCGATGTATCATTTTAGCGAGAATCGGATAAGGGGTCATATATTCTTATGTTTTCTATCAATGTTGGTAACGAGTATAATGGAGAAGAGATTGAAAGATGCTGGTGTAGATTTGAGCTGGGAGAAGGCATTATTTGAGCTGAGGAAATTGAAGACAGTGAGTTATCTTACGAATTCTGGGATAAGGGGTATATCGCTTACTCGTGTAACTGATAGGCAAAAGAAGATATTTAAGGCTCTGGGTTGTCCTATACCTAAGTTGAGACATTTGTAG
- the hslV gene encoding ATP-dependent protease subunit HslV → MFKGTTIVAVKKNGKIAVGGDGQVTFGNTVLKHNAKKVRKIYNDKVICGFAGSTADAFTLMERFEKKLNEYSGQLLRAAVELAKDWRTDKYLRRLEAMMIVADEKSLYLLTGTGDVVEPENGIAAIGSGGPFAQAAATALVENTDLDAKDIVKKSLEIAASICIYTNNSLIIEEF, encoded by the coding sequence ATGTTTAAGGGGACAACTATTGTTGCTGTAAAGAAAAATGGCAAAATTGCAGTTGGAGGGGACGGTCAGGTTACTTTTGGTAATACTGTATTAAAACATAATGCTAAAAAAGTTAGAAAAATTTATAATGATAAAGTCATTTGTGGTTTCGCAGGTTCTACAGCTGATGCCTTTACTTTAATGGAAAGATTTGAGAAGAAGTTGAATGAATATAGTGGTCAACTTTTGAGAGCTGCAGTAGAGCTTGCAAAAGACTGGCGTACGGATAAATATCTTAGAAGATTAGAAGCAATGATGATTGTGGCTGATGAAAAAAGTCTATATCTTTTAACAGGAACTGGAGATGTGGTAGAGCCAGAAAATGGAATTGCTGCAATTGGCTCAGGTGGTCCTTTTGCTCAAGCTGCTGCCACAGCCCTTGTGGAAAACACCGATTTAGACGCTAAGGACATTGTGAAAAAATCTCTGGAAATAGCTGCATCAATTTGTATTTATACGAATAACAGCTTAATAATAGAGGAGTTTTAA
- the hslU gene encoding ATP-dependent protease ATPase subunit HslU has product MENLTPKQIVAELDKYIVGQKAAKKAVAIALRNRWRRLQLPEKLQDEIAPKNIIMIGPTGVGKTEIARRLAKLTKSPFIKVEASKFTEVGYVGRDVESMIRDLVEIAINMVRAEKRKEVLEKAKKNAEEKILDLLLPRPSGFASSPSDEETREKFRKMLRDGKLDERFVEVDVEDAGPHIEVLTNVGMEDLGMNLQDMFKNLFPGRKKKKKMKIKEAMSLLEQQEVNKLIDMDEVKSTAIKRVEQSGIVFIDEIDKVCSRDSGSFRGADVSREGVQRDLLPIIEGSTVMTKYGMVKTDHILFIAAGAFHIAKPSDLIPELQGRFPIRVELDSLTKDDFIRILTEPENALTKQYKALLQSDGVEIEYTPDGIEKIAEIATYVNKTNENIGARRLHTIMEKLLEEVSFEAPDIENKKVIIDANYVDEKLSGIIKDENLTKYVL; this is encoded by the coding sequence ATGGAAAATTTAACACCAAAACAGATTGTAGCTGAACTTGATAAATATATTGTAGGACAAAAAGCTGCTAAAAAGGCAGTTGCCATAGCCCTTAGAAACCGCTGGAGAAGACTGCAACTTCCAGAAAAATTGCAGGATGAAATCGCACCAAAAAATATAATAATGATTGGCCCCACAGGTGTCGGTAAAACTGAAATAGCACGCAGGCTTGCAAAACTCACAAAATCACCCTTCATCAAAGTGGAGGCAAGTAAATTTACTGAAGTAGGTTATGTGGGACGAGATGTTGAATCGATGATAAGAGATCTCGTAGAAATCGCGATAAATATGGTAAGAGCAGAAAAGAGAAAGGAAGTATTGGAAAAAGCTAAAAAAAATGCCGAAGAGAAGATACTTGATCTGCTTTTGCCAAGACCATCTGGATTTGCGAGCTCCCCTTCTGATGAAGAAACAAGGGAAAAATTCAGAAAGATGCTAAGAGATGGAAAGCTTGATGAAAGATTTGTTGAAGTAGATGTGGAAGATGCCGGGCCTCATATCGAAGTATTAACAAATGTAGGAATGGAAGATCTTGGAATGAATTTACAGGACATGTTTAAAAATCTTTTCCCAGGTAGAAAGAAGAAAAAGAAAATGAAAATTAAAGAGGCCATGTCCTTATTGGAGCAGCAAGAAGTAAACAAGCTCATAGACATGGATGAAGTGAAATCCACTGCAATCAAAAGGGTAGAGCAATCAGGTATAGTCTTTATTGATGAAATAGACAAAGTTTGTTCAAGAGATAGCGGTTCATTCAGAGGTGCTGATGTATCAAGGGAAGGTGTGCAAAGAGATTTACTACCTATTATCGAAGGCTCCACTGTAATGACAAAATACGGAATGGTCAAAACAGACCATATCCTTTTTATTGCTGCAGGAGCTTTTCACATAGCAAAGCCCTCTGACCTGATACCGGAACTTCAAGGGAGATTTCCCATTAGAGTAGAACTTGATTCTCTTACAAAAGATGATTTTATAAGAATACTTACAGAACCTGAAAATGCTCTTACAAAACAGTACAAAGCTTTACTTCAATCAGACGGAGTGGAAATTGAATACACGCCAGACGGCATAGAAAAAATTGCAGAAATTGCCACATATGTAAATAAAACTAATGAAAATATTGGTGCAAGAAGACTTCACACCATAATGGAAAAACTACTTGAAGAAGTTTCTTTTGAAGCACCTGATATCGAAAATAAAAAGGTAATTATTGATGCAAACTATG